From a single Lolium rigidum isolate FL_2022 chromosome 7, APGP_CSIRO_Lrig_0.1, whole genome shotgun sequence genomic region:
- the LOC124669428 gene encoding protein AUXIN-REGULATED GENE INVOLVED IN ORGAN SIZE-like, translating to MFLSARTECLELEDIQELIPNLKVIASTSADDMESGRGGAVDGRISSSSPSSPPPPSGQRAQYHRGKEEPSCNGSFFTKYFSVLLLMLVTASLVILPLVLPPLPPPPSMLMLVPVAMLVMLLVLAFMPTSGGRGATGPTPYL from the coding sequence ATGTTCTTGAGCGCAAGGACCGAGTGCCTGGAGTTGGAGGACATCCAAGAGCTGATCCCTAACCTCAAGGTCATAGCATCTACCTCTGCTGACGACATGGAGAGCGGCAGAGGCGGAGCGGTGGACGGCCGAATaagctcgtcgtcgccgtcatcgccaccgccgccatcCGGTCAGAGAGCGCAGTACCACCGCGGGAAGGAGGAGCCTAGTTGCAATGGAAGCTTCTTCACCAAGTACTTCTCCGTCCTGCTGCTCATGCTGGTCACCGCGTCGCTCGTCATCCTCCCGCTCGTCCTGCCACCACTGCCTCCGCCGCCGTCCATGCTGATGCTGGTGCCGGTGGCAATGCTGGTGATGCTGCTGGTGCTGGCATTCATGCCGACGTCAGGCGGCCGCGGTGCGACGGGCCCGACGCCCTACTTGTAG